One region of Cinclus cinclus chromosome 25, bCinCin1.1, whole genome shotgun sequence genomic DNA includes:
- the ROBO3 gene encoding roundabout homolog 3, whose translation MLRYLLKTLLQMNLFADSLGAEGSNSSSLLLGINRSNAALHLPDLAPGNGSHSQLEDTAPRIVEHPTDVLVSKGETATLSCKAEGRPAPVVEWYKDGERVETDREDPRSHRTLLPGGSLFFLRILHGRRGKPDEGVYVCVARNYLGEATSRNASLEVAVLRDDFRQPPGDLVVAAGEPAVLECVPPRGHPKPSVSWKKNGVRVSDKDERLTIRGGKLMVASTHKSDAGVYVCVATNVVGERDSEPAELVVFERPAFGKRPHNQVVLVEGTAEFSCEAVGDPQPAARWRKEEGEMPLGRWEVLPDNTLRISRLQVEDEGTYTCVADNSVGRSEASGTLTVHVPPQLVTGPHDQAVTPGQSVTFQCQSKGNPPPAVFWQKEGSQTLLFPGQPPIPSGRVWVSPSGALTIINVRPSDAGHYLCQAISVAGSVLAKAGLEVTGAPTELHPPVISLLPSNWTVLPGGATVRLPCGAGAHDPPGSVGWLKDGSALVGVQPRASLLENGTLQITGLRVRDSGLYECVATSPAGETRWGISLEVQGDESNLSLPSPAPGLIPGPPSTPVVTNVTKSSVTLSWKGNEDSGATDITSYIVEAFSQAAGGPWQTVAADVEGETHTVTGLVPDTVYLFLVRAVNAYGLSDPSGISEPVRTRADTDPMQQGLDPEQLQQELAQVAVHLKEPVVLPLGTVHLSWTVEHQTPFLQGYRVLYRQRGGRWEEAQTVWAPGERGALLTELRRGQDYEVKVRPYFHHLHGPDSAVRALHTPEAAPSAPPRAVSVAGNGTSVRISWQPPPLAEQNGVIRDYRIWCLGNESRFHINQSVEGTVLATVLQGLVPGVPYRAEVAAATSAGVGARSAPVPIHIGESLIVTTCSHGWGMTGSPSAVLGMAPWHPAVVSLFSVSLAAPLVERDAGPAGGSSLAEHLAEVARQPAFIAGVGGACWVILAAFAAWLYSRRRRKKELSHFTASFAYTPTGKPVSAPGSQYSLSLPSPPSLSTVAFPAPVRSNPRAAAGGAYPWLVDAWRGGSTTSAAGCLGTTERYYNGAGITRYIAQTEQFGAGAGEGPVYSTIEVDSEELCTFPRPFSQYGSSYPGGGSQPMDAAASQVPHGWAEHGAKAKLGQAVKPPAVSWTELLPPPPSASELSQYAQEEEKEEEEEDEEEEAAGGLGMEVWYPGEDIPCATAASSPTTSSGCRSTATLTPSPRTTEDIPRLRDFDSSLLPRRPPHGVSSPPQAPSPSVTPDASEGHPSRARCPPGTGKTRGVISKSRLKAECNRYRREKQMGDLPPPPLPPPGETPGPCPELEPSGAERRVTPRLPRGDEVIPYSKPSCLPRGQVSGSCSTTGSGSSRGSSSSRGRGSGRGRTPGDRGEGSGHCRRPGAPFACPPQEKR comes from the exons ATGCTGCGGTACCTGCTGAAGACGCTGCTGCAGATGAACCTGTTCGCCGACTCGCTGGGAGCCGAAGGCTCCAACTCCTCCTCGCTCCTGCTCGGCATCAACCGCTCCAACGCCGCGCTGCACCTGCCCGATCTCGCCCCCGGTAACG GAtcccacagccagctggagGACACGGCTCCCCGCATCGTGGAGCACCCCACGGATGTCCTGGTGTCCAAGGGGGAGACGGCCACGCTGAGCTGTAAGGCCGAGGGGCGCCCGGCCCCGGTGGTGGAGTGGTACAAGGACGGGGAGCGGGTGGAGACGGACCGGGAGGATCCCCGCTCCCACCGCACCCTCCTCCCCGGGGGATCCCTCTTCTTCCTCCGCATCCTGCACGGGAGGAGGGGAAAGCCCGACGAGGGCGTTTATGTCTGCGTGGCCAGGAATTACCTGGGGGAGGCCACCAGCCGGAATGCTTCCCTGGAGGTGGCCG TGCTGCGGGACGATTTCCGGCAGCCCCCCGGGGACCTGGTGGTGGCAGCGGGAGAACCGGCCGTGCTGGAGTGTGTCCCGCCCCGCGGCCACCCCAAGCCCAGCGTCTCCTGGAAGAAGAACGGAGTCCGGGTCAGCGACAAGGACGAGCGGCTGACG ATCCGTGGTGGGAAGCTGATGGTGGCCAGTACTCACAAGAGCGATGCTGGTGTCTACGTCTGCGTGGCCACCAACGTGGTGGGGGAGAGGGACAGCGAGCCAGCCGAACTGGTCGTCTTTG AGCGCCCAGCATTTGGCAAGAGGCCCCACAACCAGGTGGTGCTGGTGGAGGGGACGGCAGAGTTTTCCTGCGAAGCAGTGGGGGATCCACAGCCAGCAGCGCGCTGGCGCAAGGAGGAGGGTGAAATGCCACTGGGAAG GTGGGAGGTGCTGCCAGACAACACCCTTCGGATCAGCCGGCTGCAGGTGGAGGATGAGGGCACCTACACCTGCGTGGCTGATAACAGCGTGGGCAGGTCAGAGGCATCGGGCACCCTCACTGTGCACG TGCCCCCCCAGCTTGTCACAGGGCCCCACGACCAAGCTGTCACCCCTGGCCAGAGTGTGACTTTCCAGTGCCAGAGCAAAGGCAATCCACCACCTGCTGTCTTTTGGCAGAAGGAGGGGAGCCAG ACACTGCTGTTCCCGGGCCAGCCCCCAATCCCTTCTGGCCGTGTTTGGGTGAGCCCCAGTGGAGCTTTGACCATCATCAATGTCCGGCCCAGTGATGCTGGCCACTACCTGTGCCAGGCTATCAGCGTGGCTGGCAGTGTCCTGGCCAAGGCAGGCCTGGAGGTGACAGGGG CACCCACTGAACTCCACCCACCAGTGATCAGCCTGCTCCCTTCTAACTGGACAGTGCTGCCGGGGGGGGCCACGGTGCGGCTGCCTTGTGGAGCAGGGGCCCATGACCCCCCAGGCAGCGTGGGGTGGCTGAAGGATGGCAGTGCCCTGGTAGGTGTCCAGCCCCGTGCCAGCCTGCTGGAGAACGGCACGCTGCAGATCACCGGCCTCCGG GTGAGAGACTCCGGGCTCTACGAGTGTGTGGCCACCAGCCCAGCAGGTGAGACACGCTGGGGCATCTCCTTGGAGGTACAAG GTGATGAATCCAAcctctccctgccttcccctgcaCCCGGTCTCATCCCTGGGCCACCCTCCACCCCTGTGGTCACCAACGTTACCAAAAGCAGTGTCACcctgagctggaaagggaaCGAGGACAGTGGTGCCACCGATATCACCTCTTACATAGTGGAGGCTTTCAG CCAGGCGGCGGGTGGCCCGTGGCAGACAGTGGCAGCCGATGTGGAGGGTGAGACCCACACAGTGACCGGCCTTGTCCCTGACACTGTCTACCTGTTCTTGGTGCGGGCGGTCAATGCCTACGGGCTCAGTGACCCCAGCGGCATCTCCGAGCCTGTGCGCACCCGAG CAGACACCGATCCCATGCAGCAAGGGCTGGATCCTGAGCAgttgcagcaggagctggcacaaGTGGCTGTGCACCTGAAGGAACCTGTGGTGCTGCCACTGGGCACCGTCCACCTCTCCTGGACC GTGGAGCACCAGACACCCTTCCTTCAGGGCTACCGGGTGCTGTACCGGCAGCGTGGCGGGCGCTGGGAGGAGGCACAGACGGTGTGGGCTCCAGGGGAGCGGGGGGCCCTGCTCACCGAGCTGCGTCGGGGCCAGGACTACGAGGTCAAGGTCCGACCCTATTTTCATCACCTCCATGGTCCTGACAGCGCTGTGCGAGCTCTGCACACCCCTGAAGCGG CTCCCAGCGCCCCGCCACGAGCTGTCAGTGTGGCTGGGAATGGTACCAGTGTCCGTATCTCATGGCAGCCACCGCCTCTGGCAGAGCAGAATGGTGTCATCCGTGATTACCGG ATTTGGTGCTTGGGCAATGAGAGCCGCTTCCACATCAACCAGAGCGTGGAGGGAACAGTGCTGGCCACCGTGTTGCAGGGACTAGTCCCCGGGGTCCCTTACCGTGCTGAAGTTGCTGCTGCCACCAGTGCTGGTGTGGGTGCTCGCAGCGCCCCTGTCCCCATCCATATCGGTGAGTCCCTCATTGTCACAACTTGCAGCCATGGGTGGGGCATGACGGGGTcacccagtgctgtgctggggatggcTCCTTGGCACCCTGCCGTTGTGTCCCTCTTTTCCGTGTCACTTGCAGCCCCCCTGGTGGAGAGAGATGCGGGACCAGCAGGCGGGAGCAGCTTGGCTGAGCATTTAGCAGAGGTAGCCAGGCAGCCAGCCTTCATTGCTGGTGTTGGTGGTGCTTGCTGGGTCATCCTCGCTGCCTTTGCTGCTTGGCTCTACAGCCGTCGCCGGAGGAAGAAGGAGCTCAGCCACTTCACTG CATCCTTTGCCTACACGCCCACCGGTAAGCCCGTAAGTGCCCCGGGGTCCCAGTACAGTCTCTCGCTGCCCTCACCCCCATCTCTTTCCACAGTCGCCTTCCCGGCTCCAGTGCGCAGCAACCCCAG GGCAGCTGCCGGCGGTGCTTACCCGTGGCTGGTGGATGCGTGGCGTGGTGGCAGCACAACCAGTGCTGCTGGTTGCTTGGGGACCACGGAGAGATACTACAATG GTGCTGGCATCACCCGTTACATCGCCCAGACGGAACAATttggagcaggggctggtgaGGGGCCGGTTTACAGCACCATCGAGGTTGACAGTGAGGAGCTCTGCACATTCCCCCGTCCCTTCTCACAGTATGGGAGCTCCTACCCTGGGGGGGGTTCCCAGCCAATGGATGCTGCAGCTTCCCAGGTGCCCCATGGCTGGGCTGAGCACG GGGCCAAAGCAAAGCTGGGTCAAGCAGTGAAACCACCGGCAGTGAGctggacagagctgctgcccccACCGCCCTCAGCCAGTGAACTCAGCCAGTATgcccaggaggaggagaaggaggaggaagaggaagatgaagaggaAGAGGCAGCTGGGGG gctggggatggaggtTTGGTACCCTGGTGAGGACATCCCGTGTGCCACTGCAGCATCCTCACCCACCACCTCCTCTGGCTGCCGTTCCACCGCCACTCTGACACCATCACCTCGCACCACGGAGGACATCCCTCGCCTCCGTGACTTCGATAGCTCCCTCTTGCCCCG GAGACCCCCCCACGGCGTCAGCAGCCCCCCACAGGCACCCAGTCCCTCGGTGACTCCGGATGCCAGCGAGGGCCACCCATCCCGAGCCCGCTGCCCTCCTGGCACAG GGAAAACACGCGGTGTGATCTCCAAAAGTCGCCTGAAGGCCGAATGCAACCGCTACCGCCGGGAAAAGCAGATGGGAG acctgccgccgccgccgctgccgccgccgggcGAGACCCCCGGGCCCTGTCCGGAGCTGGAGCCGAGCGGGGCTGAGCGCAGGGTCACCCCCCGCCTGCCCCGCGGCG ATGAGGTCATCCCCTACAGCAagccctcctgcctgccccgCGGGCAGGTGTCCGGCAGCTGCTCCACCACCGGCAGCGGCTCGTCCCgcggctccagcagctcccgcGGGCGCGGCTCGGGGCGCGGCCGGACGCCGGGGGACCGCGGCGAAGGGAGCGGCCACTGCCGCCGCCCAGGGGCCCCCTTTGCCTGCCCGCCGCAGGAGAAGCGATAA
- the ROBO4 gene encoding roundabout homolog 4 has protein sequence MAGGWETALGLGLCLAALHRGGCRLPSVATALQTLPVLRDNFRLQPGDLVTTAGQALELDCVPPLGYPEPYITWKKDGVTLDLVGGRYVVTKGKLQVASAQRSDSGLYICVAANAAGKRESRGARVSVLEKPSIVRHPSDAVAVAGSTVELGCSARGDPAPQVQWHKEHGDLPWGRHEVDREHTLRLYAVTPADAGAYVCTAQSQLGTAAATTFLHVEDQLATGQQETAPRDLLAVRLHLDNGTALPTAAVQLRWQMLMPVPVPVGYMVLYRSLLPVTTSWIQHDAGRELSAIIPALRRGYKYEFKVRPYTGGTQGSDSNSRHLWIPEEAPSAAPQHVTIQAETGNGTVVVSWEPPPPEARNGVIQGYQVWSIGEGWQRPTNRTVDGSTSRLETLLPHPGAEFCVQVAAFNSAGLGVPSNATCGVLGLTAGSSRVVQALRQPAVIAAAGSMLWLALLALLLLLCQRRASQDAAARHRLVAGDSPWLGGAWKPSCDPRNLSSSSSLSSRLLGSDGRDPHPSTLSLEPPSLGPPTPPIHSSLRGGHPPPLRDMGCCGGGHPGVHSSPSTPNPAPWERFHKRELHQVHSTPVLIAGASHIPVTGSGGEWGTDFGLAARQPQQCGHEGDTAAAMMDSRDPRLPIFSTPKPRRGSTSLASGVTRSPVTPPRPTHAWHPPVTRSPASICPRDTSLVSRHPKDMSPVTGIPRDTSPVMRCPRDISPIRESSRDVSPATRNPRDTSLVTEHPKDMLLDSRHPKDVSSATRTPRDRSPSTRHHKDPSPATKHQRDAVLATRHPEDTSPVTRCPRDPLPVAKCQRDILLSTRHPTDMSPASRHPKDTSPATRHCRDKFLASRYAKDMSPANKYPRDRLPEKMSPAIDTSPATGHPRDTSPLTRQPEEMSPVSEHRRDKFLGTSRYPENMSSAIRHLKDTSPATRHPRDTSPGTRHPEEVSPVTGHQNNTFLGTRYPKDISPGTSHTRNMSLESRHPRYIFLATRYPKDTSLATGRVSPAFSDEVLTQQQVAEVLEMDQDTTCCRPPAPATPRSFSPLHTYGYIYGPPASELGEEEEEEEEEEEDEEEEHTATRGSPGGSLLNGWGSVSEDNFASTRCSLVSSCDSSFLLDASFARALAVAVDGLCCSLEDTDGAYGGPSPPPSPLEQVFPPGVHTTTWDWWTALEVPQRTRTEAAMNSSSRRGGQRAGTGSPWTTEGAELGTEGTGAWQSPGRRM, from the exons ATGGCGGGCGGCTGGGAGACAGCACTGGGCCTGGGGCTCTGCCTCGCCGCCCTGCACCGTGGAG GCTGCCGCCTCCCCAGCGTGGCCACGGCACTTCAAACTCTGCCTG TGCTGCGGGACAATTTCCGCCTGCAGCCAGGTGATTTGGTGACCACAGCGGGGCAAGCATTGGAGCTGGATTGTGTCCCCCCCTTGGGGTACCCTGAACCCTACATTACCTGGAAGAAGGACGGGGTGACCTTGGACTTGGTGGGTGGCAGGTACGTGGTCACCAAGGGGAAGTTGCAGGTGGCATCGGCACAACGGAGCGACTCAGGTCTCTACATCTGCGTGGCAGCCAATGCGGCAGGCAAGAGGGAGAGCCGGGGTGCCCGCGTCTCTGTGCTGG AGAAGCCAAGCATTGTGCGCCACCCAAGCGACGCCGTGGCGGTGGCTGGCAGCACCGTGGAGCTGGGTTGTAGCGCCCGAGGTGACCCAGCACCGCAGGTGCAGTGGCACAAGGAGCATGGAGACCTGCCCTGGGGCAG GCATGAGGTGGACCGGGAGCACACTCTGCGCCTCTACGCCGTGACGCCTGCCGATGCCGGCGCGTACGTGTGTacagcacagagccagctgGGCACCGCTGCTGCCACCACCTTCCTGCACGTGGAGG ACCAGCTGGCAACGGGCCAGCAGGAGACTGCACCACGGGACCTGCTGGCTGTGCGGCTGCACCTGGACAATGGCACTGCCCTGCCCACTGCTGCCGTGCAGCTCCGCTGGCAG ATGCTGATGCCAGTGCCAGTGCCCGTGGGCTACATGGTGCTGTACCGCAGCCTGCTCCCGGTCACCACCTCCTGGATCCAGCACGATGCAGGCAGGGAGCTCAGTGCGATCATCCCTGCGCTCCGCAGGGGCTACAAGTATGAGTTCAAGGTCCGACCCTACACTGGAGGGACCCAGGGCTCAGACAGCAACAGCAGGCACCTCTGGATACCTGAGGAAG cGCCTAGTGCAGCGCCCCAGCACGTCACCATCCAGGCTGAGACAGGGAATGGCACTGTGGTCGTGAGCTGGGAGCCACCTCCTCCTGAAGCCCGCAATGGTGTCATCCAGGGCTACCAG GTCTGGTCAATAGGTGAGGGCTGGCAGCGTCCCACCAACAGGACAGTGGATGGATCCACCAGCCGCCTGGAAACCCTCCTCCCACACCCTGGGGCCGAATTCTGTGTCCAGGTGGCAGCTTTCAACAGCGCAGGGCTGGGGGTTCCCAGCAATGCCACATGTGGAGTCCTGG GGCtgacagcagggagcagcagggtggtCCAGGCACTGCGGCAGCCTGCTGTCATCGCAGCTGCTGGTTCCATGCTCTGGTTGGCCTTACtcgccctcctcctcctcctctgtcagCGCCGTGCCAGCCAGGACGCCGCAGCTCGCCACAG GCTGGTGGCTGGTGACTCACCATGGCTTGGTGGTGCCTGGAAACCCAGCTGTGACCCCCGaaacctcagcagcagcagcagcctcagcagccGACTCCTGGGCAGTGACGGCAGGGACCCCCACCCCTCCA ccctctcctTGGAGCCGCCGAGCCTTGGCCCTCCCACACCCCccatccacagcagcctccGTGGGGGACACCCACCACCCCTCAGGGACATGGGCTGCTGTGGTGGGGGGCACCCCGGGGTGCATTCCTCACCcagcaccccaaacccagcaccCTGGGAGCGTTTTCATAAGAGAG agctgcatCAAGTGCACAGCACCCCGGTGCTCATAGCTGGCGCCAGCCACATCCCTGTCACTGGAAGTGGAGGCGAGTGGGGGACAGATTTTGGGCTGGCAGCCAGGCAGCCTCAGCAATGCGGACATGAGGGTGACACCGCCGCTGCCATGATGGACAGCAGGGACCCACGGCTACCGATCTTCAGCACTCCTAAACCACGTCGGGGCAGCACTTCACTGGCTTCTGGTGTAACCAGGTCACCGGTGACACCCCCGAGACCAACCCACGCCTGGCACCCGCCAGTGACACG GTCCCCAGCCTCCATATGCCCCAGGGACACATCTCTGGTCAGCAGGCATCCCAAGGACATGTCCCCAGTCACTGGGATCCCCAGGGACACATCTCCAGTCATGCGATGCCCCAGGGACATATCCCCAATCAGAGAGAGCTCCAGGGATGTGTCACCAGCCACCAGGAACCCTAGGGACACGTCCTTGGTCACTGAGCACCCCAAGGACATGCTCCTGGACAGCAGGCATCCAAAGGATGTGTCCTCagccaccaggacccccagggacAGGTCACCATCCACCAGACACCACAAGGATCCATCACCAGCAACCAAGCACCAGAGAGATGCAGTCTTGGCCACCAGGCACCCTGAGGACACCTCCCCGGTCACCAGGTGCCCCAGAGACCCATTACCAGTGGCCAAGTGCCAGAGGGACATCTTACTGTCCACCAGGCATCCCACAGACATGTCCCCAGCCAGCAGGCACCCTAAGGACACATCCCCAG CCACTAGGCACTGCAGGGACAAGTTCCTGGCCTCCAGGTATGCCAAGGACATGTCCCCAGCCAACAAGTACCCCAGGGA CAGGCTCCCTGAAAAAATGTCACCAGCCATCGACACATCGCCAGCCACTGGGCACCCTAGGGACACATCCCCACTCACCAGGCAGCCTGAGGAGATGTCACCAGTCTCCGAGCACCGCAGGGACAAGTTTTTGGGCACCAG CAGGTACCCTGAAAACATGTCATCAGCAATAAGGCATCTCAAGGACACATCTCCAGCCACCAGACACCCCAGGGACACATCTCCAGGCACCAGGCATCCCGAAGAGGTGTCTCCAGTCACAGGTCACCAGAACAACACATTCTTGGGCACCAGGTATCCCAAGGACATATCCCCAGGCACCAGCCACACCAGGAACATGTCATTGGAGAGCAGGCACCCAAGGTACATATTCCTGGCTACCAGGTACCCCAAGGACACTTCCCTGGCCACTGGGCGTGTCTCGCCAGCATTCAGTGATGAGGTCCTCACACAACAACAGGTGGCTGAGGTCCTGGAGATGGACCAGGACACAACCTGCTGCAG ACCTCCGGCACCAGCCACACCGCGGTCCTTCTCACCCCTGCACACCTATGGCTACATCTATGGGCCACCAGCCTCTGAGCtaggtgaggaggaggaggaggaggaggaggaggaagaagacgAGGAGGAAGAGCATACAGCAACGAGGGGTTCACCAGGAGGGTCGCTGCTGAACGGCTGGGGGTCTGTCTCAGAGGACAACTTTGCCAGCACTCGCTGCAGCTTGGTGAGCTCCTGTGACAGCTCCTTCCTCCTGGATGCCAGCTTTGCCCGGGCACTGGCCGTGGCTGTCGAtggcctctgctgcagccttgagGACACCGATGGGGCCTATGGGG GTCCGTCCCCACCACCATCGCCCTTGGAGCAGGTCTTCCCACCTGGAGTCCACACTACCACCTGGGACTGGTGGACAGCACTGGAGGTCCCACAGAGGACCAGGACAGAGGCAGCCATGAACAGTAGCTCACGGAGGG gTGGCCAGAGGGCAGGGACTGGCAGCCCCTGGACCACGGAAGGTGCTGAACTGGGGACAGAAGGGACAGGAGCATGGCAGTCCCCAGGGCGCAGGATGTAG